The segment GGGCCGAGCACGGGGGTGTCGGCGGCGTCGGGGCCGGCGTCGGGGTGCGGGTGCAGTGCGGCGAGGGCGGAGTGCTGGCCGCGCCGGGAGAGTTCCCGGTGCAGGTCGCGGGCGAGGCGCTGCGCGCCGCGGGCCCTGGGGTCGGTGATGACGTGGAGTACCCGCGGCTCGGCCATGGCGCCGACCCTATGCGAGCGGGCGGGGGCGGGGCGGGGGTTCGGCGCAGAACGGCGGCCCGGCGGGCGGGCAGTTCCGGGCTTCGGCGGACGCGGGGCGGGTCGGGCTGGGATGCTGAGCGGCGGTCAGGGGGTGGCCTGGGCGAGGGGGTTGGCACGGTGCGCGTGGTGTACGTCATCGACAGCGTGAGTCGGGTGGGCGGGGCGGAGCAGGGGCTGGTGGCGATGGCCCCGTTACTGGTGCGGGCCGGGGTGGAGTTGCACGTCGCGTTCCTGAAGGAGTCGCCGGGCGGGTTCCAGGAGGAGCTGCGGGCGGCGGGGGCCGGGGTGCTGCCGGTGCTGCGGGGTTCGCGGGGGGCGCGGGTGTCGGCGCTGCGGGGCGAGTTCGCCCGGCTGCGGCCGGACCTGGTGCACACGACGCTGTACGAGTCGGACGTGCTGGGCCGGGCGGCGGCGTTCGCGGCCCGGGTGCCGGTGGTGTCGAGCCTGGTGAACTCGGCGTACGGGCCGGAGCACCTGCGCGCGCGGGGGCTGAGCCCGTGGAAGGTGCGGGCGGCTCAGGCGGTGGACGCGGCGACGGCGCAGGGGGTGCGGCGGTTCCACGCGCTGACGGAGCACGTGGCGGACGTGATGGCGCGCCGGCTGCGGGTGTCGCGGCGGCGGATCGACGTGGTGCCGCGCGGCCGGGACCCGCTGCTGCTGGGGCGGGTGACGGCGGAGCGGCGGGCGGCGGTGCGGGCCGGGCTGGGGCTGGACGAGGGCGTGCCGGTGGTGCTGGCGGCGGCCCGGCAGCAGTACCAGAAGGGCCTGGACGTGCTGGTGTCGGCGTGGCCCCGGGTGCGGGAGGCGCGGCCGGACGCGGTGCTGCTGCTGGCGGGCAGCCGGGGGGCGGAGACGCCGCGGCTGGAGGAGCTGGCGGCCCGGACGGCGGGGGTGCGGTTCCTGGGGCCGCGGGACGACGTGTTCGACCTGATGGCGGCGGCGGAGGCGTTCGCGGTGCCGTCGCGCTGGGAGGGGCTGGGCAGCGCGGCGATGGAGGCGATGGGGGTGGGGGTGCCGCTGGTGTGCGCGGACGTGGCGGCGCTGCGGGAGACGGTGGGCGGTTCGGAGGAGTGCGCGCTGCTGGTGCCGCCGGAGCGGCCGGAGGAGCTGGCGGGGGCGCTGGCCCGGGTGCTGGCGGAGCGCGAGGAGGCGCTGGTGCGGGCGAAGGCGGCGCGGGCGCGCTTCCTGGCGGGGTACACGCTGGAGCGGGTGTCGGCGCGGATGGTGGAGTTCTACGGGCGCGCACTGGCCTGACGGCGGCGGGGCGGTTCGGCCACGGACCGGACCGCCCGGCCGGACACCCGCCGCGCCGCTCGTCCGATCGGCCCTCGGACGCGGATTTGATGACGTCACGTCAGTTCGTCTGCGGGCGTCCGGATTCCGACCAAACCCAGGTGTCAGTATGGCCAAAGTGCTTGCGCCGCAGGTCCGGGGCGGGAAGCATCGGGCGCAGGGGAGGGCCGTTGGGGGGCGGCCTCTGGCGTCTCATTTTTCTTCTCTGGCCGCAGCCGGGGCGCGCGGGGCCCGGGCCCGGTGCCGCTCCCGAGGGGGATTCCGTGGTCCGGCGTGTCCGGGCCGGCCGTACCGATGCGCGTCGCCCTGGTGGGCGGGGGGCGGCCGTGGGCGCGTGTGCACCGTGACGAGGCGAGGGGAACCAACCGGTGGAACCGGCAAATCTGTTCACCGTTCTGCGGCGGTACTGGCGGCTGTTGGCGGCCTGTACGGCCGCCGCGCTGGTCGTGGGCTTCCTGCTGACGCCGGCCGGTGACACCGTCGACAACGGCAAGTGGCAGTGCAAGGTGGCGATAACGCCGGTGGCGGGTGCGGCGGACACGGTGCGCGCGGACCAGGTGCTGTCGTACGCGCAGGGTTCGGCGGTGACCACGGCGGCGGCGCAGAAGCTGCACCTGACGGACGTCGCGGGGCTGACCGCGCGCCGGACGGTGGTGGCGGAGTCGCCGCAGATGCTGCTGTTCACCACGACGGGTCCGACCCAGCCGTCCTGCCTGGAGCTGGCGGCGGCGCTGTCGGAGGCGACGATCATCGGCTACGCGCAGGAGTCGAAGAAGAGCGCGGACGAGTCGATCAAACGCCTGCAGAACCAGGCGGACGCCCAGCAGAAGCAGTTGGACGACCTGCAGAAGTCGTTCAGCAAGGCGAACGCGTCCGATCAGGCCAAGCTGCAGCCGCAGCTGTCGACCGCGACGGCGGCGCTGACCAAGACCCTCGGGGCCATCGCCGACCTGCAGAACTACAGCCAGACGGACGCGATCCAGCAGTGGGGCTCGATCGACGCGAAGGAGCTGGGCGGCAGCCTGCTGTCCTCGCCCTCGCGCGGGGTGCGGCTGACCCTGGCGGTGGTGCTGGGCCTGGCGCTGGGCGTGGTGGCGGCGCTGATGCTGTCCCGGATGGACACCCGGCTGCGGACCAGGGACGGCACCGAGGAGGCGTTCAACCTGCCGGTGATCGGCGAGATCCCGAGCCTGTCGCGCCGGCTGCGGCGGCTGCGCGAGCCGCTGGTGACGGCCCGTCCGGCGGATCCGGCCACCGAGGCGTACCGCTCGCTGCGCTCGACGCTGCTGCTGACCGGCCCGGAGGCGCTGTCGGGGCAGCTCGGCCAGGGCGGCCTGGACCCGGACGACCGGCGGGTGCGGCGGGCGGTGGAGCCGGCGCCGGTGGTGCTGGTGATGTCCGGCCGCTCGGGCGACGGGCGGACCAGCACGGTGGCGAACCTGGCGGCGGCGCTCGGCGAGACCGGCCGCCAGGTGCTGGTGCTGGACTGCGACTTCCGGCAGCCGGAGCTGAACGAGCAGTTCGGGATGGACGAGGGCCCGGGCATGGCGGAGCTGCTCTCCGGCGAGCAGCGGACCGACCTGGTGGAGCTGATCCGGCCGACCCGGGTGCCGAACGTGGCGATGATCTCGGGCGGCCACGCGACGGCGTACCCGGCGGCGCTGGTGCTGCGCGCCGGGGAGGTGCTGGCGCTGGCCCGGCGGCACGCGGACGTGGTGCTGATCGACTCCTCGCCGCTGCTGAACGCGAACGACGCGTACGACCTGGTGCAGCACGCGGACACCGTGCTGGTGACGCTGATGGCGGGCAACGTCCGCCCGGAGGAGGCCGACCGGGTCTCCGAGCTGCTGGCCCGCACCGGGGTGCCGGTGGCGGGCGTGGCGCTGCTCGGGGCGGAGGTCGCCACCGGGCGGCGCCACCGGGGGCTGCGACTGCCGGGCCGCCTCGGCGGCGGCCGCGGCGAGCCGGGCGCGGAGCCGGGCCGGCCGGCCCTGCCGGGCGGTCCGGCGGCGGCGGAGCGGGTGGTGGAGCAGCACCGCCCGGAGCCGCACCGCGCGGAGCCGCACCGGCCCGAGTCGGCCCGGCCGGAGCAGCGGCGGCCGGAGCCGCGGCGGCCCGAGCCGCGCCGCGCGGAGCACCAGCGGGCGGCGGACGGCCGCCGGGGCGAGCCGGTGTACGGCGCGGCGGGCGAGGGCGCGGCGCGGCGGGACGGCACGACGAGTTGGGGCCGCCGCCCGGCGGAGCTGCCGCCGGAGGAGCCGGTGGAGACCACCCTGCAGCTGCGGCTGGGCGAGGAGCGGTGAGCGGCGGCCGGGTGAAGGTGCTCTGGCTGGCGAAGGGCCTGGGCCGGGGCGGGGCGGAGCAGTTGCTGCTGAACTGCGTGCGGCACGCGGACCGTTCGCGCTACGACATCGAGGTGGCGTACGTGCTGCCGCACAAGGACGCGCTGGTGCCGGCGCTGGCGGCGGCGGGCGTCGAGGCGCACTGCCTGGGCGGGGCGCCGGGGTGGCGCTGGCCGCTGCGGCTGCGGGCGCTGCTGGCGGAGCGCCGCTACGACCTGGTGCACACGCACATGCCGGTGCCGGCGGTCGCGGCCCGGCTGCTGACGGCGGGCCGGGGCGGGGCACGGCTGGTGCACACCGAGCACAACCTGTGGGAGCGCTACCGGCGGCCGACCCGGTGGGCGAACGCGCTGACGTACCGGCGCAACGACGCGGTGATCGCGGTGTCGCACGCGGTGGCGGCGGGGGTGTCCCGGCGGCGGGCGGGCGAGTGGCTGAGCGTGGTGCACCACGGCCCGGACCTGGACGGCGCGCCGTCGGGGCCGGCGGCGCGCCGGGCGGCCCGGGCCGAGCTGGGGCTGCCGCCGGACGCGCTGGTGGTCGGCTCGGTCGGCAACCTGACGGCGAAGAAGGACCAGGCGACGATGCTGGCGGCGTTCGCCCGGCTGCGCGAGCGGGAGCCGGACGCCCGGCTGGTGCTGGTCGGTTCGGGGCCGCTGGAGGCCGAGTTGCGGGCCCGGGCGGGCGAGGGGGTGCTGTTCGCGGGCACGCGGGCGGACGTCCCGGCGCTGCTGCCCGGCTGGGACGTGTTCTGCCTGAGCTCGCGGCAGGAGGGCCTGCCGGTGGCGCTGATGGAGGCGATGACCTCGGGCCTGCCGTCGGTGGTGACCCGGGTCGGCGGCATGCCGGAGGTGCTGGACGACGGCGTGCAGGGCCGGCTGGTGCCGCCGGGCGATCCGGCGGCGCTGGCGGCGGCGCTGGGCGAGCTGGCCGATCCGGGCCTGCGGGAGCGGATGGGCGCGGCGGCCCGGGAGCGGTCGAGGTCCTTCGACGTGGCGGGCGCGCAGCGGGCGATCGAGCGGGTGTACGCCCGGGTCCTGGCGGACGCGAACCGACCGGCGAACTGACCGGCGGACTGGACGGCGAACCGAACGGGTGGGGCGGAGCACGACGTGGGTGACGGACTGACGTACCGCGGGCTGGAGCCGGCGGACGTGCCGGCGGTGCTGGAGCTGTTGACGGCCTCGCTGGCGGGCGGCCCGACCGGGCGGCGCAGCGCGGAGTTCTTCGACTGGAAGCACCGGGCGAACCCGTTCGGGTCGAGCCCGGGCCTGGTCGCGGTGGCGGACGGCGGCCGGGTGGTGGGGGTGCGGCTGTTCCTGCGCTGGGAGTGGCGGGACGGCGCGGGGCGGACGGTGCGGGCGGTCCGCCCGGTGGACACCGCGACGCACCCGGACTTCCGGGGCCGGGGGATCTTCCGCCGGCTGACCACCGAGCTGCTCGAACAGGTCTCCGGTGACACCGAGCTGGTGTTCAACACGCCGAACGGGAACAGCCTGCCGGGCTACCTGAAGATGGGCTGGCGGGAGCTGGGCCGGGTGCCGGTGGCGCTGCGGGTGGCCCGGCCGGTGTCGTTCGCCCGGGGGGCCCGGGCGGCGCTGACCCGGCGGCCGGGCCCGTCCGGGCCGCCGCGCTGCGAACTGCCGTCCGCCGCCGACTGGCTGGCCGGCCCGGACCCGCGGCTGGCCGGGCTGCTGGCGGAGCGCGCGCGGGCGGACGCGGCCGATCCGCGGCTGCACACCGTCCGCACCGCCGGGTACCTGGCCTGGCGGTACGGGGCGGCGCCGGGCCTGGACTACCGGGTGGCGACGGTCGAGCGGGGCGGCGAGCTGGTCGGGGTGGCGTTCGGGCGGCCGCGCCGGCGCGGCCCGCTGGCCGAGTTCACGCTGGCCGAGCTGATCGTCCGCCCGGGCGACCGGGAGACGGCGGGCCGGCTGCTGCGGGCGGCGGCGGCCTCCGGCTGCGACCACGCGGCGACCCACCTGGCGCCGGGCACCGAGGCGGCCGCGGCGGGCCTGCGGGCGGGCTGCCTGCGGGCGCCGCGCACCGGCATGGTGCTGGCGGCCCGCACCCCGGCCGGCCCGCTGCCCGCCGGACGGGCGCTGGCCGACTGGCGGTTCAGCCTCGGCGACCTGGAGGTCTTCTGATGGCGGTGCTGGTCGCGGCCCGCTCCGCCACGTCCGGGCTGCGCGGCGTGCTGCGCCGGGGCCGGCTGACGCTGCTGGCCTGGGCGGTGGTGCTGGCCTACGTGACGGTGTTCGTGCTGGCGATGGTGCACACCACGTACGACACCTGGGGGGCGCTGCTGGTGGCGCCCGCGCTGATGGCGATCGGCACGCCGATCCTGGCGCGGGTGGCGGGGGCGAACCCGGAGCGCGGGGTGTTCAAGCTGCTGATGGTGGCGATGGCGGCGAAGCTGGCCTGCGCGTTCCCCCGCTACCTGATGGCGTTCGTGCTGTACGGCGGCGCGGCGGACGCCAAGATGTACCACCAGAAGGGCTCCGAGCTGGCCCGCTACCTGACCACGGCGGACTTCTCGGCGGGCCTGCACTACGACCTGGGGATGAAGGTCGCGGGCACCGGTTTCGTCATCATCGTGACCGGCGTGGTGTACGCGGTGACCGGGCCGACCCTGGTCGGCGGGTTCCTGGTGTTCTCCTGGATGGGCTTCTGGGGGCTGCTGTTCTTCTGGCGGGCGCTCCAGATCGCCTTCCCGGAGGCGGACTCGCGGCGCTACGCGAAGCTGGTGTTCTTCCTGCCGTCGCTGCTGTTCTGGCCGTCCAGCATCGGCAAGGACGCCTGGATGATGTTCTGCCTGGGCCTGACCACGTACGGGGTGGCCCGGCTGCTGGACCGGCGGTTCGGCGCGTTCGCGTGCATCGCGCTGGGCTCGCTGGGCACCGCGATGGTGCGGCCGCACGTGACGGTGCTGGCGGGCGCGGGCCTGAGCGTGGCGTACCTGCTGCGCAAGCGGCCGCAGCAGGTGTCGGCGCTGGGGCCGCTGCGGACGGTGCTGACGGCGGCGGTGCTGGGCGTGGGCGTGATGCTGATGCTCCAGCAGGTGTCGACGTTCTTCGGCACCGCGGGCACCGGCGGGGACGCGGTCAACCAGGTGCTGTCGGAGACCTCGCGGCGCACCTCGCAGGGCGACTCGGTGATCAACGCGGCGACCGCGGACGAGCCGGCGCCCGCGTTCAGCCTGAACCCGGTGAAACTGCCGATGTCGGTGGTGAGCGTGCTGTTCCGGCCGTTCCCGTTCGAGGCGTCGAACATCCAGAACCTGATCCAGTCGGTGGAGTGCTTCGCGCTGCTGGTGATGTTCGTCCGGGCCTGGCCGCAGCTGGCGCGGATCCCGAAGCTGTTCGTCCAGCGCTCGTACGTGGCCTTCACCGTGGTGTACACGCTGCTGTTCTGCTGGGCGTTCTCGACCATCAACAACATGGGCATCCTGTCCCGCGAGCGGGTGCAGGTGCTGCCGCTGGTGCTGGTGCTGCTGGCGATCCCGAAGCCGGCCGCGGACCGGCCGGCCCGCCGGGGCCGGCGGCGGCCGCCGCGCTGGCGCGCGCAGCCCGGCCAGTGGGGCGCCGCCCGGCCGCCAGGCCCCGAACTCCCGGCCGCCGTCGGCGCGCCGGGTCCGTCTCGAACCCAGGGGGGCTCGACCTCATGACGACCGACCGCACGGCCCACGACCTCGACCGCCCGGCCGTCCTCGGCGGGGCTCCGGCCTTCCCCGAGGGCCTGCCGCTGACCCGGGTGCGGGTGCCCGACCGGGAGGGGCTGCTGGAGCGGCTGGCCGGGGTGCTCGACTCCGGGATGCTCACCAACGGGCCGACCGTGCGCGAACTGGAGGAGCGGGCGGCCGAGTTGCTGGAGGTGCCGCACGTGGTGGCGGTCTCCAACTGCACGGCCGGCCTGATGCTGGTGCTGCAGGCGGCCGGGGTCGGCGGGGGGCGGCCGGTGCTGATGCCGGGCTTCAGCTTCTCGGCGACCGCGCACGCCGCGCACTGGGCGGGCGGCACCCCGCTGTTCGCCGAGGCCCGGGAGCAGGACATCACGCTCGACCCGGTGGACGCCGAGGCCCGGCTGAAGACGGCCGACTCCCCCGCCGCGATCATGGCCACCCACGTGTACGGCACGCCCTGCCAGACCGAGGAGCTGCGGCGGATCGCCGACGCGGCCGGGCTGCCGCTGGTGTACGACGCGGCGCACGGCCTGGGCTCGAAGCGGCGCGGCGTGCCGGTCGGCGGCTTCGGCCTGGCCGAGGTGTTCTCGATGAGCCCGACCAAGGTCGCGGTGGCGGGCGAGGGCGGCCTGGTCGCCACCCGGGACGCCGCGCTGGCCCGGACCATCCGCACCGCCCGCGACTACGGCAACCCGGGCGACTACGACACGCTGTTCCCCGGCCTGAACGCCCGGATGAGCGAGCTGCACGCGGCCGTCGGCCTGACCTGGCTGGCCGGCCTGCCCGAGCGGGTCGCCCACCGCGGCGCGCTGGTCGCCGAGTTCGCCCGCGCCACGGCCGGCCTGCCCGGCCTGCGGCTGGCCCTGCCGGAGGAGGGCGACACGTCGACCTTCAAGGACCTGACGCTGATCCTGGACGCCGAGGCGTTCGGCCTGGACAACCGGCAGCTGGCCGACGCACTGAAGGCCGAGGGCATCGACACCCGCCGGTACTTCTACCCGCCCGTCAACCGGCAGAAGGCGTACGCCCACCTGGGGCAGGCGGAGGAGCTGCCGCGCACCGACCGGCTGGCGGCCTCGGTACTGACCGTCCCGCTGTGGTCGCACATGGACGCGGCGGCGGTCCGCCGGGTCGCCGACGCGGTGGTGCGTGTCCAGCCCTTCGCGGCGGAGGTCCGGGAGGCGCTCGGGCGCGCCTGAGCGAGCCTCGCAAGGCGGTTCGGCCGTTAGTCGGATCAGGTGAACTCGGTTGGACCGAAGGGAGGTTGGGGGGCCAGGATGGCCGTCATGTTCAAGGGATTCCGCAGCTTCCTGCTGCGCGGCAACGTCGTCGACCTCGCGGTCGGCATCGTCATCGGCGCGGCCTTCACGGCCGTCGTCACCGGTTTCGTCGCGGCCTTCCTGACCCCGCTGATCGGCATCGCCTCCGGTGCGGTCGGCGACTTCAGCAAGGAGGCGTTCACGGTCACCGGGGTGACCTTCCCGTACGGCGCGTTCCTGCAGGCCCTGATCAGCTTCGTGCTGGTCGCCGCGGTGATCTACTTCGCCGTGGTGATGCCGGTCGGCAAGCTGCAGAACCGCTTCAACCCGGTCAAGGACACCCCGGTGGCCAAGGCCGACTGCCCCGAGTGCCTCAGCACCGTGCCCGCCGCGGCGACCCGCTGCGCGCACTGCACCAGCGAGCTCGCCGGCCGCCCGGGCTTCCCGGCCCAGGCCGCCGCGGCCGCGGCCGCCCGCTGACGCGCCCGCACCCCGCGCGCCGCACCGGCGCACCCCCGGCCCGGACGGCTCCCGCCGTCCGGGCCGGGCCCGTTCCGGGCGGGAGCGCGGGCGGGGTCGGGGGCGCGCCGCCCGAAGTGGATCACCGGTCTGGACCACTGGTGGTTTAACGGAACCTTACGACGAGCCGATCGGGGGCTTTTGTCCCACCCCGGATGAGCGGGTGGTGCACGGACGATGGATCCCGGATGACCGAAACGAGACGTCATTTCGCCCGACCATGCCCGCAAATGCCCGATTTAAGCGAGCGAAGAGTCTGTAAACAGTTGAACTCCAGGCCGTTCCGCTCTCCTCAGCGGGCGTGTTGTGGGCTTACGGTATGCCCCATGACCTCGCCCCGCTCCTACGACGGAGTCGGCTACCCCTCTCCGTCCTTCTCCTCCGGCACGCCCATCTACGACAGCCTGGTCGCAGAGCGCGGCATTCCGCAGATCGCACCCATCAACGTGCCCCCGGCCCTCCCGGCCTCCTCCTGGTCCTCCGCCTACGGCAGCGGTTTCGGCACCGGCTTCGACGCCCCCCAGTCGAACCTGCCCGCGCTGCCCCCGGCCCGCCTCGCGCTCGGCCCCGGCCCCAGCAGCACCCCGGCCCCGGCGCCGTACATCCCGGCCCAGCCGGGCGGCTACGCGGCCGCGCCGATGCCGCAGCAGGGCGGCTACGCGAGCGCCCCGCAGGGCTTCCCGAACCAGCGCCCGGCCGCGCCGTTCCCGCCGCAGCCCGCGCCGGGCTACCCGGCGCCGCAGGCTCCGGGCAGCGGCTTCGCGAACGCCCCGCAGAGCTTCACGCCGACCTTCAACTCGCAGCAGTTCGGGGCCCAGCCGGCCCCGCAGCAGCAGCAGTTCGGCGACCAGTCGTTCGGCGGCAACTCCTTCGGCGGCAACGGCCTGCGCCCGGCCGCGGCCCCGCAGCAGTACCCGCAGTACCGGCAGTACCCGCAGGCCGGCTGAGAACCCCTCGGGGGGCAAGGTCACCACGCGACGACGCGTTTCATCCCCCACACCCGCCGGCCCCGGGCCGGCCCCCGGGCCCTGTCCCAAGGACCCCTCCGGTTCCCCGCACCCCGTTCCCCGGGTGCGGGGAACCGCTCGTACCGGGGTGCGGGCGCCTGGCAGGATAGGCGGCATGCCGCGCCTCGCCTCCCTGCACCTGTACCCGGTCAAGTCGATGTACCGCCTCAGCCCGCCGTCCGCGACGGTGCAGCCCTGGGGCCTGGCGGGTGACCGCCGCTGGATGCTGGTGGACGCCGCCGGCACCGCGGTCACCCAGCGCGACGAGCCCTCGATCGGGCAGTTCCGGGCCGTCCCGTCCGCCGACGGCGGCTCGCTCACCCTGACCGGCCCGGACGGCGCCGTCCACACGCTGGCCGCGCCGACCCTGGCCGCCGGCGCCCCCGAGACCGAGGTCTCCGTCTTCGGGACGCGCTTCTCCGCCGCCGAGGCGCCGAAGGAGACCTCCGGCTGGCTGGCCGAGCGGCTGCCCGCCGGCCTCGGCGAGGTCCGCCTGGTGCACCTGGACCGCCCCGCCACCAGCCGCC is part of the Kitasatospora setae KM-6054 genome and harbors:
- a CDS encoding glycosyltransferase family 4 protein, which codes for MYVIDSVSRVGGAEQGLVAMAPLLVRAGVELHVAFLKESPGGFQEELRAAGAGVLPVLRGSRGARVSALRGEFARLRPDLVHTTLYESDVLGRAAAFAARVPVVSSLVNSAYGPEHLRARGLSPWKVRAAQAVDAATAQGVRRFHALTEHVADVMARRLRVSRRRIDVVPRGRDPLLLGRVTAERRAAVRAGLGLDEGVPVVLAAARQQYQKGLDVLVSAWPRVREARPDAVLLLAGSRGAETPRLEELAARTAGVRFLGPRDDVFDLMAAAEAFAVPSRWEGLGSAAMEAMGVGVPLVCADVAALRETVGGSEECALLVPPERPEELAGALARVLAEREEALVRAKAARARFLAGYTLERVSARMVEFYGRALA
- a CDS encoding P-loop NTPase, with the translated sequence MEPANLFTVLRRYWRLLAACTAAALVVGFLLTPAGDTVDNGKWQCKVAITPVAGAADTVRADQVLSYAQGSAVTTAAAQKLHLTDVAGLTARRTVVAESPQMLLFTTTGPTQPSCLELAAALSEATIIGYAQESKKSADESIKRLQNQADAQQKQLDDLQKSFSKANASDQAKLQPQLSTATAALTKTLGAIADLQNYSQTDAIQQWGSIDAKELGGSLLSSPSRGVRLTLAVVLGLALGVVAALMLSRMDTRLRTRDGTEEAFNLPVIGEIPSLSRRLRRLREPLVTARPADPATEAYRSLRSTLLLTGPEALSGQLGQGGLDPDDRRVRRAVEPAPVVLVMSGRSGDGRTSTVANLAAALGETGRQVLVLDCDFRQPELNEQFGMDEGPGMAELLSGEQRTDLVELIRPTRVPNVAMISGGHATAYPAALVLRAGEVLALARRHADVVLIDSSPLLNANDAYDLVQHADTVLVTLMAGNVRPEEADRVSELLARTGVPVAGVALLGAEVATGRRHRGLRLPGRLGGGRGEPGAEPGRPALPGGPAAAERVVEQHRPEPHRAEPHRPESARPEQRRPEPRRPEPRRAEHQRAADGRRGEPVYGAAGEGAARRDGTTSWGRRPAELPPEEPVETTLQLRLGEER
- a CDS encoding glycosyltransferase, producing MSGGRVKVLWLAKGLGRGGAEQLLLNCVRHADRSRYDIEVAYVLPHKDALVPALAAAGVEAHCLGGAPGWRWPLRLRALLAERRYDLVHTHMPVPAVAARLLTAGRGGARLVHTEHNLWERYRRPTRWANALTYRRNDAVIAVSHAVAAGVSRRRAGEWLSVVHHGPDLDGAPSGPAARRAARAELGLPPDALVVGSVGNLTAKKDQATMLAAFARLREREPDARLVLVGSGPLEAELRARAGEGVLFAGTRADVPALLPGWDVFCLSSRQEGLPVALMEAMTSGLPSVVTRVGGMPEVLDDGVQGRLVPPGDPAALAAALGELADPGLRERMGAAARERSRSFDVAGAQRAIERVYARVLADANRPAN
- a CDS encoding GNAT family N-acetyltransferase, whose product is MGDGLTYRGLEPADVPAVLELLTASLAGGPTGRRSAEFFDWKHRANPFGSSPGLVAVADGGRVVGVRLFLRWEWRDGAGRTVRAVRPVDTATHPDFRGRGIFRRLTTELLEQVSGDTELVFNTPNGNSLPGYLKMGWRELGRVPVALRVARPVSFARGARAALTRRPGPSGPPRCELPSAADWLAGPDPRLAGLLAERARADAADPRLHTVRTAGYLAWRYGAAPGLDYRVATVERGGELVGVAFGRPRRRGPLAEFTLAELIVRPGDRETAGRLLRAAAASGCDHAATHLAPGTEAAAAGLRAGCLRAPRTGMVLAARTPAGPLPAGRALADWRFSLGDLEVF
- a CDS encoding DegT/DnrJ/EryC1/StrS family aminotransferase codes for the protein MTTDRTAHDLDRPAVLGGAPAFPEGLPLTRVRVPDREGLLERLAGVLDSGMLTNGPTVRELEERAAELLEVPHVVAVSNCTAGLMLVLQAAGVGGGRPVLMPGFSFSATAHAAHWAGGTPLFAEAREQDITLDPVDAEARLKTADSPAAIMATHVYGTPCQTEELRRIADAAGLPLVYDAAHGLGSKRRGVPVGGFGLAEVFSMSPTKVAVAGEGGLVATRDAALARTIRTARDYGNPGDYDTLFPGLNARMSELHAAVGLTWLAGLPERVAHRGALVAEFARATAGLPGLRLALPEEGDTSTFKDLTLILDAEAFGLDNRQLADALKAEGIDTRRYFYPPVNRQKAYAHLGQAEELPRTDRLAASVLTVPLWSHMDAAAVRRVADAVVRVQPFAAEVREALGRA
- the mscL gene encoding large conductance mechanosensitive channel protein MscL, which translates into the protein MFKGFRSFLLRGNVVDLAVGIVIGAAFTAVVTGFVAAFLTPLIGIASGAVGDFSKEAFTVTGVTFPYGAFLQALISFVLVAAVIYFAVVMPVGKLQNRFNPVKDTPVAKADCPECLSTVPAAATRCAHCTSELAGRPGFPAQAAAAAAAR
- a CDS encoding DUF6643 family protein — encoded protein: MTSPRSYDGVGYPSPSFSSGTPIYDSLVAERGIPQIAPINVPPALPASSWSSAYGSGFGTGFDAPQSNLPALPPARLALGPGPSSTPAPAPYIPAQPGGYAAAPMPQQGGYASAPQGFPNQRPAAPFPPQPAPGYPAPQAPGSGFANAPQSFTPTFNSQQFGAQPAPQQQQFGDQSFGGNSFGGNGLRPAAAPQQYPQYRQYPQAG